The Thermostichus vulcanus str. 'Rupite' genome window below encodes:
- a CDS encoding PetM family cytochrome b6-f complex subunit 7 — protein sequence MASEIFTIAGLCIVLTLVGLALGYGILRVTQGGAEE from the coding sequence ATGGCCAGCGAGATCTTCACCATTGCCGGACTTTGCATCGTGCTCACCCTGGTTGGATTGGCGCTGGGATATGGGATCCTGCGGGTGACCCAAGGCGGGGCCGAGGAATAA